From one Paenibacillus terrae HPL-003 genomic stretch:
- a CDS encoding TIR domain-containing protein produces the protein MGLPRTFVGFSSTDIRYYRLMQAWKNNENIDFNFTDCQLTTEVNSTAESYIKKRCRERINMAGYYVMLIGEDTCYKHKYVKWEAEVAIEKKCTIIGVNLNKSKEFDSVRTPDVIKNIGALFVPYNPTSIKSALENYEMKHSGNYIIQ, from the coding sequence ATGGGATTACCTAGAACGTTTGTTGGATTCAGCAGTACAGATATACGCTACTATCGTTTAATGCAAGCTTGGAAAAATAATGAAAATATTGATTTTAATTTCACTGACTGTCAATTAACAACTGAGGTCAACTCAACTGCAGAGTCTTATATAAAAAAACGTTGCAGAGAGCGCATTAATATGGCTGGCTACTATGTTATGCTTATTGGTGAAGATACATGTTATAAGCATAAATATGTAAAATGGGAGGCTGAGGTTGCTATAGAGAAAAAGTGTACAATCATAGGTGTAAATCTAAATAAATCAAAGGAATTTGACTCAGTACGTACTCCCGATGTTATTAAAAATATTGGTGCATTATTTGTGCCATATAATCCTACATCAATTAAGAGTGCTCTTGAAAATTACGAAATGAAGCATTCGGGGAATTACATTATTCAATAA